The DNA sequence CTTGTCGCCGAGGAGGTGCCGCAGCATGCGCTGCGCCATCTCGATGTCGACGACGGTGCCGCCGGAGACGGGCCGTACGACACGGATGTAGTCCGGGGTGCGGCCGGTCATCTTCTCCGCGAACTCGCCGACCGCTATGAGGGCGCCGGTGCGGGTGTTGACGGCGGCGGCTGAGGGCTGGTCGACGACGAGTCCGGCGCCCTTCACGTAGACGCGGGTCCTGGCAGCCCCCAGGTCGACGGCGAAATGGCAGCGGCGCAGCTGCTCCAGTGTGGCGGTCATGGGGGTCCTCCCGAGAGCGCAGACCGTGGGTCCGCCGGGTTGGGTGGCGGGCCTCCGTGACCTCGATCGTGCGCGCCGCGGGGAGGGGGGCGCCTTCTGGAGGGGGCCGGGTGGGGTGCCGCTGAATGGGGGTTTTTGTTTCTGATGGGGGGTCAGGTCGGTGTGTCGGGTCACAGGGAGCGGGCCGCGTCGAGTATGGGGCGCAGGGAGTCGACGACCACGTCGCAGCCGGCCTTGCGGAGGCGTCGCTCGGCGGCGGGGGAGTCGGCGTAGCCGATGACGGGGAGGTCCAGTTGCCGGGCGGCGGTGACCTCGGCGGCCGTGGAGGAGATCACCAGGCCTCTGGCGGTGCTGCCGAAGTGGTTCAGCGCGAGGCGCAGACACTCCGGATGGGGCATCAGGTGCCGGCCGCGGCCGTAGGCCGCCGTCAGGGGCACACTCCGGAAATCCACGTGGCGCTGGACGGCCTGCTCGCAGAAGTCCGTGACGACGGCCACCCGGCGACCGGAGTTGTGCAGACAGCGGACCAGATCGGCGGCCTGCGGGGAGGGGCGGGTGCTGGACACGGCCCGCAGTTCGAGTGCGTCGAGGCGGTCACGCAGGAGCGGGCCTGTCATGACGCCCCCGTCATCCCACCGCTCGTCGTCGTCCGGCGAGCATGCCCATTGTTCAGGACGGCGGCCGGGGTTGTCCCGGTTTCCGGCCCCTCCCCGCCCCACCCCGGCTTTCGACGCACTTCATCCCCTACCCCTCCACGACTCCCCGGATCACCCCCAGCTCCATCAGGTCCTGTGGCCGAATCCGCAGCTGATCCGCCGTCGCCTCCACCTCCTCCGCCCCCCGCTTCAGAATCGCCGCCGCCAGCTCCGGCGCGATCACCGAGAAGTAGCTGTCGGGCGTCGCCCAGGTGTTGCCCGGTGCCGCCAGTGCCAGCGCGCCGCCCGAGCCGCCCTCGCCGATGACCAGCGTGGTGATCGGGACGCGGGCGCCGGCCACCGCGGCGAACAGGTCCGCGATCGCCGCGCCGACCCCCTGCCGCTCCGCGTCCGCGTCGTTGGCGGCGCCCGGGGTGTCCACCAGGGTGAGCACCGGGATGCCGAGCCGGTCC is a window from the Streptomyces sp. NBC_00299 genome containing:
- a CDS encoding HAD family hydrolase, with the translated sequence MTGPLLRDRLDALELRAVSSTRPSPQAADLVRCLHNSGRRVAVVTDFCEQAVQRHVDFRSVPLTAAYGRGRHLMPHPECLRLALNHFGSTARGLVISSTAAEVTAARQLDLPVIGYADSPAAERRLRKAGCDVVVDSLRPILDAARSL